The sequence GGTCTTAGAGCCAGTCTTAGCTCGGATTCATTTAGATAGTTTGGGTTCAGTTGGTTTCTATCGACAAGTGGCGGAAGAACTCGGTTGGGAATTTGTTGAATTTGATGAACAAACTCACCAGTTAGTTAACCACTATAGTCGAGTGCTGCAAGAACTGGAAGCCCATTATGATCAATTGCAACCTGAATGCTCGCAAGAATATTTAGACCGCATGAAGGTTGGCTTAAATCACTGGATTAATGCAGGTAAAAGTGGTTACATGGCTTGGGGAATTCTCAAGTTCCACAAACCCTAGTTGATCGCCTTCTCAAATTAAACCGACTTTCCCCTTCCTGGTTTTGGGAAGGGGATTTTAAAATGAAACCTTCGTTGTTGGCTATTGGTTATTTCGTTGACATACTCACCGCCCTAGAAGGACGGTGATTCTTCGGTCTTCACAGATTCCGAATTACTGATTCAGCGACACCACTTACTGATTCAGGTTTCCCTTCATCAGCAGAGGCGGAAGTCTCCTCAGTCGTTTGAGGTTTCCCTCTAGTTTCCCAAGGCAATTGGGTACTATTTAGATTAGACAACCAAATTTCTTGTTGATTGCTTTAATCTCGACGAGAGATCAAGGTTTTTAGACTGGTTGAATACCTTTCCAGTATTTCCCTATATTAACACAGAACGCCCTTAAGGGCGGGGCTTTAAACCCGTGATATTTCGGTAAAAGTGTCTGTTACAAAGCAAACAACAAATAACTAATAACAAACAAGAAAATCAAACGTCGGGAACATTTGAGCAACGGGATCATTCCAGTTACACTAAAAGATAGAAGGAGAGTTGGCGAGGTAGTTGCAGTTCTTGGTGTCTTGTCACCTTGAATTGAGGAAAGTCCGGGCTTCCAAAGACCAAACTGCTGGGTAACGCCCAGTGCGGGTGACCGTGAGGAAAGTGCCACAGAAAAATACCGCCGTAGAAGATCAATCTTCTGCGGTAAGGGTGCAAAGGTGCGGTAAGAGCGCACCAGCAGCATCGAGAGGTGCTGGCTCGGTAAACCCCAGTTGGAAGCAAGGTCGAGGGAAGCTATGGTTGGTCTTTTACCAGCTTCCGATGTAAGGGAGTACCGCTTGAGGCTTTTGGTAACAAAAGTCCCAGATAGATAACTACCCTCAAGTGTATCTTGAGAACAGAACCCGGCTTATGTCCAACTCTCTTTCTATTTCGGTTTTTTCGACTTGAAAAAACAATTCTTCTGTAAGCACATGGTCATTTAATAACTCTCGTAGGAAGAAAATGAGGGCAAATCGCTCTTCTGAATTAGCAACCGATGGTCGTCACTCGAAAACAGAGTCAAAAGCACCCCGCTCTGGAAATCGACAGGGGCGATCGCGCCGAGGTCGGGAATTAGAAAAACTGGTAGAACGGTTAGGATTAGCAGACACCACCCCCGTTGATTGGAAATTATTGGATTTAGCCTTAACTCATCCCAGTGCGTCTAGTGTAGCGAATTATCAGCAACTAGAATTTGTGGGCGATGCTGTTGTCCGTCTCGCAGCATCAGAGTTACTCTTAGAAACCTATCCCGAAGCACCAGTGGGGGATTTTGCTGCGATTCGTTCGATTTTAGTCAGCGATCGCGTCTTAGCAGAATTTGCTGAAAGTTATGGCATGGATGGGTTTTTATTGATGGCAGGAAGTGCAGCGAAAAATAAAGCAGGAGCGCGATCGCGCTTAGCCGACACCTTTGAAGCAGTCTTAGGTGCGCTTTATCTCAGTACCCACTCCATGAAATTAATCCGTCCTTGGCTTGATCCCATTCTCAAGGAAAAAGCGGATCAAATTCGCCAAGATCCCGCCCGTCAAAACTATAAAGACGCACTCCAAGAATGGACGCAAGCCCATTATAAAGTTCTCCCTCACTACCAAGTCGAAGAAACTGGACATGGCTATGATGATCCCGAACGGTTCACGGCTTATGTCTGGTTACAAGAGCGTTACTTGGGTCAAGGGAAGGGACGCTCGAAAAAAGCAGCCCAACAAGCTGCAGCCCAATCTGCTTATCAACAATTAACTCAATCATGAATCGTCCTTACACCACTGTTGTCCTCGCCATGAGTGCTGATGGCAAAATCGCTGATACCGCGCGATCAGCAGCAGAGTTTTCCTCTCACATCGATCGCGCTCATTTAGAACGACAAGTGGCAAAAGCGGACGCAATTTTATTCGGTGCAGGGACACTCCGCGCTCACGGGAGTGCCATGTCCCTGCGTAATTCTGATTTAATTGCTCAGCGTCGTCAGCAACAAAAGCCTGATCAACCGATTCAAATTGTCTGCACGCGATCGGGTAGCATTTCCACCGAGATTCGCTTTTTCCAGCAAAAGATTCCCCGTTGGCTCTTAACTAGTCAAGAGGGGGCTCAATCTTGGCAGAGCCAATCCACTGAGTATTTTGAAGAAATCATTACTTCTCCAACCACTGACGGTGAAATTAACTGGCAAGGCGTACTCAAAACGTTCAGGGAAAAAGGAATTGAAAACTTAGCCATTTTAGGAGGAGGAGAACTGGTTGCTGCGCTATTTTCTGAGCAACTTCTCGATGAATTATGGTTAACGGTTTGTCCTGTTTTATTAGGCGGAAAAACCGCACCCACCCCGATTGAAGGAATAGGCTGGGATGCAGAAAACGCGCAAAACTTAAAATTACTGGCAGTAGAAACGATTGATCAAGAAGTTTTTTTAAACTATCGTCTTTCTTAGATCTTTTTGATTAATTTTCGTATTCCTCAGCATAAGTTTGTAAAAGGCTACTAATTTGTTGAGCGACTTCTGTTTCCGTATCTTTTCCGAGAGCTTTTCGTGCTCCTAAAACTTTATCACTCTTCAGATGATGGGTAATCGCTTCTTGCACTCGTTGATTAATGAGTTCTTGTAATTCATTTTGCGCCCGTTGTTTTTGATAGTTTGCACCTTCTTCAGTTGTCGCATACAACGGCGGTAAACGATTTAAAGCGTAAGCCGTAATATCACTCAAATCTATAGATTGGTCACTGGTGACTTCAATTTCAGCAACGATTGTTATCGCTTCAGTTAATACTAATTCCTCCATCACATTAATACACTTTTTGCGATGGCTAGCGACGACTTTACCGTTGAGTAGTGCTGACATGAGCTCATCTAAAGCACTATATTCGTCAGGAGAAAGTTCGGTTGTTGTTTCACAAATCCGACTAATTTCTCCTTCCATAACAGGAGTGAGATATCCGTCATTTAGAGCTTGAGCAACAATTGTTTTAATTTCCATTCTCTGATAGCGTTTTGGTTACTGAATTTCTTGAAAGCGCCATGGCGCTGGATCAATGGCTCGACCATTGACATATAATCCCCAATGGAGATGAGGACCAGTGGAAGCTCCTGTTGAGCCTACTGTACCAATTTTTTGTCCAGCGATCACGCGCTCTCCTTCTTGGACATTAATATCATTTAAATGAAGAAAAATACTCAGAACTCCTTGACCATGATCAATCCCAATCGTGTTCCCATGAACATGAAAGCCTTCACTTTCTTTCCCCACTAAAGCAATCCTTCCATTCGCAGGCGCAACCACTGGTGATCCAGTTCCTGCTGCGTAATCTACGCCTTTGTGATAGTAGTTTTCTGCAAACTCTCCGTTATAGTAGCGACGAACCCCAAAAACAGTGGAAACTCGCCCTCGGTTAGGACGGACAAAAGTTCCAGTCCAGTATTGTTGGGGAGTCACCAGTTTTTTGAATTGTGCAACCCGATTCAATTCTAATTCTGTTGCTGGTCTATTATTACTTCCTGATAACCAGATCCGTTGTGTTGGAAAAGCGCGATCGCGCAACCAAACTAAAAAATTTCTGGTTGTCTGTTCGCCACGAATGGTTAAAGGAACTTTCCCCGAGTCATCTAAAGGGGTTGTGGGAATCAAAGTCCGATATAGATTATTTCCCACCGCAAAGACAGGATAACTTTCATCCCCCCAAGTCACTTGCGGTTTGACCTCATTCGGGTCCGTTTCCATGGTCACAGAAACCGTATCTCCCAATTGAGGATTATCAGGATTAATTTTGACTTCCAGCGCCTCAGCAGGAAGCGCGAGTGTGAACAAACCAAGTAAAAGCCCATACCCCTTAATTTGCCAACCCATGATGAAAATTCTCCTCACTAAAAATCAATATTATGCTTACACTATAGATGATCAAAGAATTGCGATATAGCGTTTCTTAGTCTGTTGAGGTACAAAGCAAGTCGGTGGACGTTCATGGTTCATGGTTCGTGGTTCATTGATTAACAACCAACAAAGAACGAAGAACCAAGAACGAAGAACAAAAATTTAGATGTACCTCAAGAAGCGTGAAAACTACTATATTATGATTTTGGCTTAAGATAAGCAACTGATTGTCGCCAAACTAGGGTAGATTGGTCATAATGATCCACTAAACATAAACAATGTTGGTCTTGCCAAAGCACTCTACCGACAATTAAATCTTCACTGAGGAGTTTGATTTCCACATCCTTCTCTTCTTTAATTAAATTTTGTACCATGCGGGTACTCGGTAAACCCGTGTCAAATTCTGTCATCGTAATCCTCATTTAATGCACTATGAAAATTAACTTTACCAAATATCATGGACTTGGCAATGATTTTATTTTGATTGACAACCGTCATGACGATACCCCTTGTCTGACTTCCGAACAAGCGATCAAACTCTGCGATCGCCATTTTGGAATTGGGGCTGATGGGGTAATTTTTGCCCTTCCTCCCCAAGGCGACAGTAATTACACCATGCGTATTTATAATTCTGATGGCTCAGAACCCGAAATGTGTGGCAATGGAATTCGTTGTTTAGCTCGTTTTGTTGCAGAGTTAGATGGTAAAACGGAGAGTAATGAAGTTTATAAAATTCATACCTTAGCAGGGATGATTCGCCCGCAATTACAGGACGGCGATAAGGTCACAGTGAATATGGGTGAACCCTATTTACTAGCAGAAGAAATCCCAACCACTTTAGGATCTGCACAAGAAAAAGTGATTAATCAATCGTTGACGGTTGCTGAACAAACTTGGCAAGTCACTTGTGTCAGTATGGGAAATCCTCATTGCATTACGTTTGTTGATCATGCGGATGCCATTGATCTAGAAAAAATTGGTTCTCAGTTTGAAAATCATTCTGTTTTTCCGAAACGAATTAATACCGAATTTATTGAAGTTGTTCGTCGTGATTATATTAAAATGCGCGTCTGGGAACGGGGGGCTGGTATTACTTTAGCCTGTGGAACAGGGGCTTGTGCTTCTGTTGTTGCTGGGGTTTTGACTAATAATTGCGATCGCGCTTCCACGGTCGAACTGCCTGGGGGCTGTTTAGAGATTGAATGGTCAGAAAGTGACAATCATGTTTATATGACAGGACCCGCGACAAAAGTTTTTACAGGAGTATATGAGACACAATAATAACTTTTTAACGATTTGATTAAATATGGAAATTGTACTGCCTTATATTTTAGTTGCAGTCCCTGTTATTTCCTTATTTTTTGGCATAATTCAATATGCTCTATTTCATGAAAAAGGTCGGAAAGGGTTAGTGTGGGGTCTTCTTGGACAATTCATCACTTCGTTACTAATGATTATTCTCTTGTGGCGAATAGTGATGCAGACGGCTCAAAAGGAAGATACAACTGGTCCGACTGCAATTGGTCTAATTTTATTTTTAGGATTGGTTACAATTTCTTTGGGTGCAAGTTTTTTGTTAAATGTAGGTATTGTATTTTTATTGCTAACTCAAAATAAATTATAGCTCGTTGAGGAAATAGCGTAACCAGTTATTTAAAGTTCGATTACTCTTAGAAATCACAACTGAAAAATTAGTTTGTCCAGCAGGATTGGTCACGGAAATGTTATTTGCGTTACTCACTGTATTTCTAGACGTAGCTTTTATGTTTAATTTAGTAACTGCAATAATCTTTTTAATATAGATTACAAAAAGATTCGGAATTAGATATAACGAATCTAACTAAATTTTGCCAAAAACTATACCGATAATATTTGTATTAAAGATGCAACTTAATTACTCAGATTTTAAGCAATTCCCATATTCTATAGTTAATGCTCGTCTCCCCAATCCTGATCATCAGTATTATAAAATTGATCTTGAAGCGGGATATATTAAAAGTATTCAACAGCAAACTTGTCTTTTATCTGAAAAGAGGGATGACTCCGTGATCGATTTGAAGGGAGATTGGCTTTCTCTCGGTGGGATTGATTTACAAATTAATGGCGCGTTAGGCTTACCTTTTCCAGATTTAGAAACCGACCATTTAGATAAACTTTTTACAATTTCTAAGTTTTTATGGGAACAGGGCGTTGATGGGTTTCTCCCGACTGTTGTCACCACTTCTTCTGAAAAAATTGCGCGATCGCTGCGAACAATTTCTGAATATATCCAACAGTATCAAACGCCAGATTTCCCTTATGCAAAAATTCTTGGTGTCCATTTAGAAGGCCCCTTTCTTAACCCGAAAAAACGCGGAGCACACCCCGAAAAATATTTATTAGACTTGACCCTTGACAACTTTAATCGGTTGATCGGAAAATATAGTAAACAGGTTAGGGTCGTTACCTGTGCGCCAGAAATAAGTTCTGACGAAAGAATAATTGCAGAACTCCGATCGCGCTACCCCAATATTTTATTCAGTCTCGGACATTCCCTCGCCACAGCAACAGAAGCAGAAACCGCTTTTCGACAAGGCGCATCCCTAGTGACACACGCTTTTAACGCGATGCCTTCTTTACATCATCGAGAAGCAGGATTACTCGGTGCAGCCTTGGTTCATTCTGGGGTGAAATGTAGTTTCATTGCCGATGGACAACATATTTCTCCCACCATGCTCGAACTATTATTGCGGATGGGAGAAAGAGAGAAACGGCTGTTTTTAGTCAGTGATGCCCTTGCGCCCTTAGGACTCGGAGATGGGGTTTATCCGTGGGATAGTCGAGAAATTAGGGTTAGTGAGGGAACAGCCAGACTAGAAGATGGAACATTAGCAGGAACCACCCTTTCCCTCTTATCAGGCGTAACGAATTTGGTGCAGTGGGGAATTTGTGACATTGCCAGCGCGATCGCGCTAGCAACAGAAAGCCCCAGAGAAGCCCTAGGAAAAGACGGTTTAAGTGTCGGACAACCAGCTAATTTATTGCGTTGGCATTGGGATGAAACAACACAATCTTTAAGTTGGGAACGACTGTTTTAACGCTCAATTGAAGTATTTCTAGAAAATGCACTCTTTCATGATTATGGCAATATGGTCTCATTTGTAAAAAGTAGCTTAACTTACGTAGGCTGCAAGCCGAGCCGTAGAGCCTCTCCCCTAACCCCCCTTAGTAAGGGCAGGAATTTACAACTGATTTAGGATTTCTATATTAACAATAATCTGTTTTCTTTAAATGCCAAAGAACATATTGTTTGACAGGTGTCGGATAGTTATCTAAATGAGTAATCGATTGCAAAATTTGATCAATTTTCTGCAAAATCAGCTGGTGAGGTGTCGGAGATTGGGCTTTTAAGGTTTTTCCTAAAGTGGCGAGTGCTAAGGCAACTTCAGGATCAATTCCATCACTTGTAACCCATAAGAATTGATGCAGTTGGTTGATCGTATCCATTAAATTAATTTCATCCCAGTTAGGAAGAAGTTGAACTTGATTATGTAATTTTTCGATTGTTAATTGATAAAGCTGTGCGCGATCGCGATAAAGATTAATAATATCTAGTGAGTTTGGTGTTACTTTTAAAAGAGGAGGTTTTTGAGTCGCATAATTTGCCATCAGCATCAAAAGTTCTCGAATTTGTTGGCGGAAGGTAGCCACTTGACCAAGATATTGTTCTAGAGGACGTAATGGTAGCCAGTTGTCTAGAGGGGTTAGATCCCAATTCCGCAAAGGAGGAAGAGGCTGAACAGTTTTTTCTCTTTTCCATTCCTCATAAGCTGCTTTTGCGACATCAACGATATTGTCATAATTATTAGCCTTAATATGGATTTTTTTTATTAATTTGTCTCGCGCTGGCGAACCAATGTCCATACTTTCAGAATTAGCTTGGTCATACCCTGCAAAACAAAGCGATTTTAAAAGTTGAACTGCAATTTGTGCAGTGGGAAGCGTTAAGGTTTGATCGGATAAAAAATTGAGGAGTAACTCTCCATTTTGAGATAGATTATCATACTTGAATCGCTTTTCTGCCATTGTAATTAGACAGCTTTCAATCAAGCCTGTGCCAGAATAAGATTGAATGACATCTAAAAATAGTTCAGGGGTAGCAGTAGGATAAAATAAGTCTCGACACTGACTAGGAAAAGGAAAAGCATCTAATATAAATTCTCTGACATCCCATTGAATAAGCCATAAGGTGTTGCATTGTGTACAAATTCGGATCATCCTATTTTCAGGAGGATGCCAAGGAGTGATTTCTTCCAATTCACGCCAGCAGAGAGGATAATCAGATAAAGTTTGTGGATATCCCTGCACTGGATGACGGCATTGCTTACAGAAAGTACCTGTCATGATGATTTTCGGGGATGCTTGCAGTTGTTTTTTTCTAACTTTGAAGGATTAATATTTAATTTTTAGTTTCCCTTTTTTCCAATAGAGTTTATAGCATTTCCTAATCTGTTGAGGTACACGAGTGATTGGTTATCAGTGACCAGTTACCAAAGAACGAAGAACAAAGAACAAAGAACAAAAATTTAGATGTACCTCAAGAAGCGTGAAAACTGCTATATTCTCATTTCTTATACATTATGCCGATAAACGTGCTAAAGTATAAATTTTGGTAATAGTAAATAAAGAGCGAAACTTATTATGAAAAGCACTGACGATAAAACAATTGTCAAAGACTATTTTAATGCCGTTGGCTTTGAACGCTGGCGGAATATCTACGGTGATGGCGAAGTGAATAAAGTCCAAAAAAACATCCGCATTGGACATCAACAAACCATTGATACCGTTATGGGCTGGTTGAAAGAAGACGGTAATCTTTCTCAGGTAAGCATTTGTGATGCGGGCTGTGGAACAGGTAGTCTTAGCATTCCCTTAGCACAGGAAGGCGCAACAGTCTATGCGAGTGATATTTCAGAAAAGATGGTGGGAGAAGCGGAAACTCAAGCGAAATCAGCTTTAGGAGACAATCATAAGATTCACTTCTCCGTGAGTGACTTAGAAGCCATTACAGGAAGTTATGACACCGTTATTTGTTTAGATGTTCTCATTCACTATCCTGACCAAGACATCCCCACCATGGTTAAACATTTAGCCAATTGTGCACAATCTCGGTTTATTATTAGTTTTGCGCCCAAAACCTTTCTCCTCAGCCTTTTAAAGAAAATTGGCGAATTCTTCCCAGGACCGAGTAAAACCACTCGCGCTTACCAACATTCGGAAGCAGAAATCGTTAAAATCCTAGAGGACAACGGCTTTGAAATTAAACGGACAGGGATGACCAGCACCAACTTTTATTATTCGCGCATTTTGGAAGCCGTGCGAAACTAAAGTGTTACAAACTTTAACAAAACCCACCAGTGCATATAGATTTTTGTTGCAATCGTTAACAAGTCAGCGCGATCGCGCCCTGACCCGTTGATAAACTGAAAAGCAAAACTGCACTCATTAATCCAATCCCCATCTTTTAAGAGAAAGAAACCCAAGCAATAAAATATGGTTAACACTGCCAATAAAGACCAACAAGAATTACGTCCGGGCATTAAACAACCGGCAAAAGAAACCCTTTTAACGCCTCGTTTTTACACCACAGACTTTGATGAAATGGCGCAGATGGATATTTCCATCAACGAAGACGAACTCCGCGCCATTTTAGAAGAATTCCGCGCTGATTATAATCAAAAACACTTTGTTCGGGATGAAGAGTTTAACCAGTCTTGGGAACATCTCGATCCAGAAACCCGTCGCCTCTTTGTAGAATTTCTGGAACGGTCTTGCACGGCTGAATTTTCTGGCTTTCTCCTCTATAAAGAATTAGGAAGACGCTTAAAAGATTCTAACCCTCTCTTGGCGGAGTGCTTCACCTTGATGTCTCGTGATGAAGCCCGCCATGCTGGTTTTCTCAACAAAGCCATGTCTGACTTTAACCTCTCCCTTGACTTAGGCTTTCTTACCAAGAGTCGGAAATACACTTTCTTTAAGCCCAAATATATCTTTTACGCCACCTATCTCTCGGAAAAAATTGGTTACTGGCGTTATATCACCATCTATCGCCATTTAGAACAAAATCCTGAACACCGCATTTATCCCCTCTTCCGCTTCTTTGAAAACTGGTGTCAAGATGAAAACCGTCACGGTGATTTCTTTGATGCCATTATGCAGGCGCAACCTTATGTTATTACTGGGTTCATTTCTCGCTTGTGGTGTCGTTTCTTCCTGCTAGCCGTATTCGCCACCATGTATCTTAACGATGTGCAACGGTCAGGTTTCTACGAAGCATTAGGCTTAGATGCACGGGACTATGACCAATATGTCATCCAGAAAACGAATGAAACCGCAGGACGGGTCTTCCCAACCATTTTAGATGTAGAGAATCCGAACTTCTTCAACCGTTTAGAAGTTTGCGTGAAAAATAATGAAAAGCTAAGCGCGATCGCAAATTCTGAAGCACCGCGAGTAGTTAAATTCTTCCGCAAGTTACCTCATTACGTCTCCAACGGCTGGCAATTCTTAAATCTGTATCTGCAAAAAGCAGTTGATGCACAAGCCCAGCGCGGTGTTGTCCACTAAAAATATCTCTGAAGATTCTATTTCCTCTTTTCCAATTCGGAGAAGGGGATTTTTTAATGACAAAACAACAGAAGAAAACTAGATTAATCCCCAACAAAGATTATTTTATCAATTTCCAAACAAGTTCCAAAGCAGCACTAACACTCAGAACAGAAATAGTATCCCTAGGATAAAATGAATATTAATTAGCCATAAGAGAGCGAAATCATGAGGATACCTCCCACTCAAATTGCTTCTGGTGAAGAACAACGATATATTTCTCCGCTCGTTAGAAGCTAGACATTAATTGACATAGTTCGATTTTTGTTGACCTAGAAAGGGACGAGCGTGCAGACTCAGCCATAAATCCTGTAAAAAGGTAGGCTACCTTGAGAGGGTCATCACACCCAAGTGTAAACGCCAGCACTTGGCTCTGTGGTCTGTAATTAAACTAAGTACCGATGCTTTATAAGGTCGTGTTGCAGACGTAAAAAGCCCTTTGAAGTTTGTCGAGGCACACTTTACTGAGAAATCAGATTGGCGAAAGCAAGCCGTTTAGGAGAGGGAGATGCTAAGACCATTTCCCTCTCCACCATGAAAGTAAAGCTAAGTCAAGAAATGTACAATAATTTACCTACTAGGAGTTAACCCCAAGAACAACCACAAGCGGTTAAAGCCTTTTTACGCAATCTCCGTTGTGAAAGTAATGAAAATCAATACAAATTTGTAAACTAAGAATTATCAATGATGTCTTTTAATTATCCTAAAACTCCACAAGTTGAACAACTCGATCACTATCATGGTGTCGCTGTTACAGACCCCTATCGCTGGTTAGAAGATCCCGATTCTGAAGCAACGAAAGAGTGGGTAGAAGCCCAAAATAAAGTCACCTTTAGCTTTTTAGAAAACATTCCAGAACGAGAAACCATCAGAGAACGCTTAACCCAATTATGGGATTACGAAAAATATGGAATTCCCATTAAAAAAGGAGAACGTTATTTTTATTTCAAAAATGATGGTTTACAAAATCAAAGTGTTCTCTATACTTTAAAGGAATTAGACGAAGAACCGCAAGTTTTACTCGATCCCAATCAATTTTCTGAAGATGGAACGATCGCGCTGTCTGGAATGGCGATTAGTGATAATGGTCAATTTTTAGCCTACGGGATTTCTAAATCAGGTTCAGATTGGCAAGAATGGCAAGTCCGAAACGTTGAAACCAGAGAAGATTTTTCCGATCATCTCCAGTGGATTAAATTTTCGGGTGCAACCTGGACCAAAGATAATGAAGGCTTTTTCTATAGTCGGTATGATGCCCCAGAAGAAGGCAAAAAACTGGAAGAAGCAAACTATTATCAAAAGTTATATTATCACCGTTTAGGAACAGAACAAAGCGAAGATATTCTCATCTATCAACGTCCTGATCAAAAAGAATGGATGTTTGATGCAGATGTGACAGAAGATGGAGATTATCTCATTATTTCGGTGAGCAAAGGAACTGATCCGAAAAACTTAGTTTTCTATCAAGATTTACAAGATCCGAACGCAGAAGTCAAAGAATTAATTTCTGATTTTATTAGCAGTTTTAACTTCATTGAATATGAAGGCTCTCTCTTTTGGTTTCGGACTGATTATAAAGCCCCGAAAGGACGTTTGATTGGCATTGATATTAAGCAACCTGACCCCGACAGTTGGCAAGAAATTATTGCTGAAACGGAGAATACCTTAGAAGGAATTAATATCTTAAATAATCAGTTTATTGTTGATTACTTACAAGATGCGCGATCGCGCTTGCAAATTCATGCTTTAGATGGTACATATCTTAAAGATATTGAACTCCCTGGAATTGGGTCAGTGGGTGGTTTTAATGGTAAACGAGAAGACACCGAAACCTTTTACGCTTACACCAGTTTCACTACCCCCACCACCATCTATCGCTATAACCTAGAAACAGGGGAAAGTACCCTTTTCCGACAACCCACAGTCAGTTTTAATCCTGATAATTACGAAACTCGCCAAGTCTTTTATCGCAGTAAAGATGGAACACAAGTTCCGATGTTTATTACCCACAAAAAAGGCTTATTTCTCGATGGAAATAACCCCACTCTTTTGTATGGCTATGGCGGGTTTAACATTTCTTTGACCCCAAGTTTTTCCGTGAGTCGTCTGGTTTGGATGGAAATGGGGGGCGTTTATGCCGTTCCCAACTTGCGCGGTGGTGGCGAATACGGA comes from Halothece sp. PCC 7418 and encodes:
- the rnc gene encoding ribonuclease III; its protein translation is MRANRSSELATDGRHSKTESKAPRSGNRQGRSRRGRELEKLVERLGLADTTPVDWKLLDLALTHPSASSVANYQQLEFVGDAVVRLAASELLLETYPEAPVGDFAAIRSILVSDRVLAEFAESYGMDGFLLMAGSAAKNKAGARSRLADTFEAVLGALYLSTHSMKLIRPWLDPILKEKADQIRQDPARQNYKDALQEWTQAHYKVLPHYQVEETGHGYDDPERFTAYVWLQERYLGQGKGRSKKAAQQAAAQSAYQQLTQS
- a CDS encoding RibD family protein; protein product: MNRPYTTVVLAMSADGKIADTARSAAEFSSHIDRAHLERQVAKADAILFGAGTLRAHGSAMSLRNSDLIAQRRQQQKPDQPIQIVCTRSGSISTEIRFFQQKIPRWLLTSQEGAQSWQSQSTEYFEEIITSPTTDGEINWQGVLKTFREKGIENLAILGGGELVAALFSEQLLDELWLTVCPVLLGGKTAPTPIEGIGWDAENAQNLKLLAVETIDQEVFLNYRLS
- a CDS encoding late competence development ComFB family protein, producing the protein MEIKTIVAQALNDGYLTPVMEGEISRICETTTELSPDEYSALDELMSALLNGKVVASHRKKCINVMEELVLTEAITIVAEIEVTSDQSIDLSDITAYALNRLPPLYATTEEGANYQKQRAQNELQELINQRVQEAITHHLKSDKVLGARKALGKDTETEVAQQISSLLQTYAEEYEN
- a CDS encoding M23 family metallopeptidase, with amino-acid sequence MGWQIKGYGLLLGLFTLALPAEALEVKINPDNPQLGDTVSVTMETDPNEVKPQVTWGDESYPVFAVGNNLYRTLIPTTPLDDSGKVPLTIRGEQTTRNFLVWLRDRAFPTQRIWLSGSNNRPATELELNRVAQFKKLVTPQQYWTGTFVRPNRGRVSTVFGVRRYYNGEFAENYYHKGVDYAAGTGSPVVAPANGRIALVGKESEGFHVHGNTIGIDHGQGVLSIFLHLNDINVQEGERVIAGQKIGTVGSTGASTGPHLHWGLYVNGRAIDPAPWRFQEIQ
- a CDS encoding Hfq-related RNA-binding protein — encoded protein: MTEFDTGLPSTRMVQNLIKEEKDVEIKLLSEDLIVGRVLWQDQHCLCLVDHYDQSTLVWRQSVAYLKPKS
- the dapF gene encoding diaminopimelate epimerase; translation: MKINFTKYHGLGNDFILIDNRHDDTPCLTSEQAIKLCDRHFGIGADGVIFALPPQGDSNYTMRIYNSDGSEPEMCGNGIRCLARFVAELDGKTESNEVYKIHTLAGMIRPQLQDGDKVTVNMGEPYLLAEEIPTTLGSAQEKVINQSLTVAEQTWQVTCVSMGNPHCITFVDHADAIDLEKIGSQFENHSVFPKRINTEFIEVVRRDYIKMRVWERGAGITLACGTGACASVVAGVLTNNCDRASTVELPGGCLEIEWSESDNHVYMTGPATKVFTGVYETQ
- the nagA gene encoding N-acetylglucosamine-6-phosphate deacetylase yields the protein MQLNYSDFKQFPYSIVNARLPNPDHQYYKIDLEAGYIKSIQQQTCLLSEKRDDSVIDLKGDWLSLGGIDLQINGALGLPFPDLETDHLDKLFTISKFLWEQGVDGFLPTVVTTSSEKIARSLRTISEYIQQYQTPDFPYAKILGVHLEGPFLNPKKRGAHPEKYLLDLTLDNFNRLIGKYSKQVRVVTCAPEISSDERIIAELRSRYPNILFSLGHSLATATEAETAFRQGASLVTHAFNAMPSLHHREAGLLGAALVHSGVKCSFIADGQHISPTMLELLLRMGEREKRLFLVSDALAPLGLGDGVYPWDSREIRVSEGTARLEDGTLAGTTLSLLSGVTNLVQWGICDIASAIALATESPREALGKDGLSVGQPANLLRWHWDETTQSLSWERLF
- the bchM gene encoding magnesium protoporphyrin IX methyltransferase; this encodes MKSTDDKTIVKDYFNAVGFERWRNIYGDGEVNKVQKNIRIGHQQTIDTVMGWLKEDGNLSQVSICDAGCGTGSLSIPLAQEGATVYASDISEKMVGEAETQAKSALGDNHKIHFSVSDLEAITGSYDTVICLDVLIHYPDQDIPTMVKHLANCAQSRFIISFAPKTFLLSLLKKIGEFFPGPSKTTRAYQHSEAEIVKILEDNGFEIKRTGMTSTNFYYSRILEAVRN
- the acsF gene encoding magnesium-protoporphyrin IX monomethyl ester (oxidative) cyclase, whose amino-acid sequence is MVNTANKDQQELRPGIKQPAKETLLTPRFYTTDFDEMAQMDISINEDELRAILEEFRADYNQKHFVRDEEFNQSWEHLDPETRRLFVEFLERSCTAEFSGFLLYKELGRRLKDSNPLLAECFTLMSRDEARHAGFLNKAMSDFNLSLDLGFLTKSRKYTFFKPKYIFYATYLSEKIGYWRYITIYRHLEQNPEHRIYPLFRFFENWCQDENRHGDFFDAIMQAQPYVITGFISRLWCRFFLLAVFATMYLNDVQRSGFYEALGLDARDYDQYVIQKTNETAGRVFPTILDVENPNFFNRLEVCVKNNEKLSAIANSEAPRVVKFFRKLPHYVSNGWQFLNLYLQKAVDAQAQRGVVH